In a single window of the Candidatus Hinthialibacter antarcticus genome:
- a CDS encoding HAMP domain-containing sensor histidine kinase: protein MSLTYSGAVSSIHSQRRIFWLIVAALALVLSIGLPIAGFYLVDKFRMILFQQVRVDNAALSHMFENTVRQLKTHISDRDEWLRAVQTNVENSWDQERGYVCMIDSDHILQAAPDLEAPRKIDLEEVFIIPIHNDGTSFLQERTISIAELLDSNTIHTAAGRIETWNGQMADMRMIKIDGERWLIGVHQYEQAVQTRLKELIPFIVVIGVILFASIVFPFGFFTAWLIHNHETEREQHVQHIEQHSIELQAMQDQKNRLYARISHDLRAPLNSVVGASELVAEGTYGAVNEKQKKAMAIIDRNVSSLLKMIDGILELARLESGLFKLDVKPLQITELLSDLTENLRPLAERKSLELICSTNGAFPAINTDKEKLYLILQNLISNAIQFTETGSIKVSVELKSNDEFTLSVQDTGLGISPEDQKNIFQEFSRSAAASSHSRGFGLGLAITKELAQALNGRLELDSQLGEGATFRLVLPREFTK from the coding sequence ATGTCGCTCACCTATTCGGGAGCCGTTTCTTCCATTCATTCCCAACGTCGAATTTTTTGGTTAATCGTCGCGGCATTGGCGTTGGTTTTGTCGATTGGTCTCCCCATCGCCGGATTTTATCTGGTTGATAAATTCAGGATGATTCTGTTTCAACAAGTGCGCGTCGATAACGCCGCTCTTTCACACATGTTTGAAAATACCGTCCGCCAGCTCAAAACCCACATCAGCGACCGGGACGAATGGCTGCGCGCTGTCCAAACCAATGTTGAGAATTCATGGGACCAAGAGCGCGGCTATGTCTGCATGATCGATTCAGACCATATTTTACAAGCGGCCCCTGACCTGGAAGCGCCACGAAAAATTGACCTCGAAGAAGTTTTTATTATTCCTATTCACAACGACGGAACCAGTTTCTTGCAAGAGCGCACCATCTCGATTGCGGAACTTTTAGATTCGAATACCATCCATACCGCCGCAGGACGCATTGAAACATGGAACGGTCAAATGGCCGACATGCGTATGATTAAAATTGACGGCGAGCGCTGGTTGATCGGCGTTCATCAATACGAACAAGCCGTCCAGACCCGCCTTAAAGAGCTCATTCCTTTCATTGTTGTGATCGGCGTTATTTTATTTGCTTCTATCGTCTTCCCTTTTGGATTTTTCACGGCGTGGTTAATTCACAACCACGAGACAGAGCGGGAACAACATGTTCAGCACATCGAACAGCACTCCATCGAGTTGCAAGCTATGCAAGATCAAAAAAACCGCTTATACGCTCGAATTTCTCACGACCTTCGCGCACCGCTGAATAGCGTTGTTGGCGCCAGCGAACTGGTTGCGGAGGGCACCTACGGCGCCGTCAATGAGAAACAAAAGAAAGCAATGGCGATCATCGACCGCAATGTTTCGTCGTTATTGAAAATGATTGACGGGATTTTGGAATTGGCCCGACTGGAAAGCGGATTATTTAAACTCGATGTCAAACCGCTGCAAATTACGGAACTGCTTAGCGACCTGACCGAAAATTTGCGCCCGTTAGCGGAACGCAAATCGCTTGAACTTATTTGTTCGACAAACGGCGCCTTTCCCGCAATCAATACCGATAAAGAGAAACTCTACCTCATCCTGCAGAACCTGATTAGCAATGCAATTCAATTCACTGAAACCGGTTCCATCAAAGTGTCGGTCGAATTGAAATCAAACGATGAGTTCACCCTCTCCGTCCAGGATACGGGCTTGGGTATATCTCCAGAAGATCAAAAAAACATATTCCAGGAATTCTCGCGCAGCGCTGCGGCGTCATCCCATAGCCGCGGTTTTGGACTAGGGTTGGCGATCACAAAAGAATTGGCGCAAGCGTTAAACGGCAGGTTAGAATTGGATTCGCAATTGGGTGAAGGCGCGACTTTCCGTTTGGTCCTCCCCAGAGAATTTACGAAATAA
- a CDS encoding tetratricopeptide repeat protein: MSADQKQAFYNQGLEYYSQQKYDEAIEEYKKAIEVDPQDGELYLAVSMTYDRKAELDNALEYARKAVDFMPREPLAYTNLSRIFQKKGMIPEAEDAMAISKQIASGMM, from the coding sequence ATGTCAGCCGATCAAAAACAAGCATTTTATAATCAAGGATTAGAGTATTACAGCCAACAAAAATACGACGAAGCCATTGAAGAATACAAAAAAGCCATCGAAGTAGACCCCCAAGATGGAGAACTCTACCTGGCGGTTTCGATGACCTATGACCGTAAGGCCGAACTAGACAATGCGTTGGAATATGCCCGCAAAGCCGTCGATTTCATGCCGCGCGAGCCGCTTGCATATACAAACTTATCGCGCATTTTTCAGAAGAAAGGCATGATTCCCGAAGCCGAAGATGCAATGGCGATTTCAAAACAAATCGCCTCTGGAATGATGTAA